A segment of the Nocardioides plantarum genome:
GCCATCGCCCGGGCCATCGACGAGGCCGTCCAGCGTGACGGCGTACGCCGCGGGGCCCACGGCAACATCCCGCTCTGACCCGGGCGGCACCCCACGAGGTGACCGCCGTCACGTAACCTCCCGGCGACCGTGGCGTTGACCATGTCGACGCCACCATCCACGGGAGGTCCCACCATGCTGCGCCGTTCGCGTTCCGCTGTCGCCTCGATACTCCTGGCCGTCGGCCTCGCCGTGACGCTGCCGTCATCCCCGGCAGCCGCCTACGACAACGACATCGGTGTGATCAAGGTGCCCAACCAGATCCGCAAGGGCGGATGCGCCGGCTACCTCCTGCCGTGGAGCTTCACCCCGCCCACCGAGGACTGGACGGTCGTGGCTCGCATCCGCAATCCGCGCCGCGAGGGCGTCGCGAGCTTCTACTGGGACGCCAACGCGGGCAACAACATGGGCCGCACACACGGCCACCTGACGTTCCAGCTGTGCGGCGCGAGCGCACCGGTCGGCCGCTACTCGGTGTCCATGCAGATGATCTACAACGAGGGCCGCGACCTCTACACGCTCAACCGTGCGCCGACCCACTTCCGCCTGGTCCAGCGCCGCTGAACCACGCGACAGCGCCGGCTGGTCAGACGACCTGGTGGAGCCAACGCACGGGGGCTCCCTCGCCGGCGTGCCGGAACGTCTCGAGCTCGTCGTCCCAGGGCTTGCCGAGCAGCTTGTCGACCTCGTTGACCAGCGTGGTCTCGCCGAGCGCGGCCTTGACCACGGCGGCCTTGAGGCGGTCCTCGGGGATCATGATGTCGCCGTGCATGCCGACGACGGCGTGGAAGACCCCGAGATCCGGCGTGAAGGAGTACCGCGCGCCCTCGGTGGAGGCCGTTGGCTCCTCGGTGACCTCGAAGCGCAGGTGGTTCCACCCGCGCAACGCAGACGCGATCGCTGCCGCCGAGCCGGCCACACCGCTCCACGACAGCTCCGCACGGTAGGTACCCGACTGAGCCGGCTGCGGCGACCAAGTCGGGTTCGTGGGCACGCCCAGGAGGCCACCGACGGCCCATTCGATGTGCGGGCAGAGCGCCGAGGGCGCCGAGTGCACGAAAAGGACGCCGCGGCTGGTGGTGC
Coding sequences within it:
- a CDS encoding DUF3145 domain-containing protein codes for the protein MTVRTADRTTSRGVLFVHSAPSALCPHIEWAVGGLLGVPTNPTWSPQPAQSGTYRAELSWSGVAGSAAAIASALRGWNHLRFEVTEEPTASTEGARYSFTPDLGVFHAVVGMHGDIMIPEDRLKAAVVKAALGETTLVNEVDKLLGKPWDDELETFRHAGEGAPVRWLHQVV